One stretch of Cytophagaceae bacterium DNA includes these proteins:
- a CDS encoding DUF4240 domain-containing protein — translation MTKNLIFQDDSSNKFWRVSVENSTLTVVFGKIGTAGRADLKEFQTNLEAEKEANKLVAEKMKKGYKDDDNTHFSESDFWNIIERAKKSSEGDADYQADLVTELLSSRPTSEIIDFGNIFIELHSKSYRSDWWGAAYLINGGCSDDAFEYFRAWVIAKGQKAYYEAWENPESLMKYINEENIGECEAESIMYSASTAYEQKTNLDDFHDKLNSYPLPEMVFDWQEEDDSLQIKFPKLSKKCEKLGF, via the coding sequence ATGACAAAAAATTTAATATTTCAAGACGATTCTTCTAATAAATTCTGGCGTGTTTCAGTAGAAAATTCAACTTTGACCGTTGTCTTTGGAAAAATTGGGACGGCAGGACGTGCTGACTTAAAAGAGTTTCAAACTAATCTTGAAGCAGAAAAAGAAGCAAACAAATTAGTTGCTGAAAAGATGAAAAAAGGATATAAAGATGACGATAACACCCATTTTAGTGAATCTGATTTTTGGAACATTATTGAACGAGCTAAGAAATCCTCAGAAGGCGATGCGGACTATCAAGCAGATTTAGTTACTGAACTCCTTTCAAGCCGACCAACTTCGGAAATTATTGACTTTGGTAACATATTTATTGAACTTCATAGCAAATCGTATCGGTCAGACTGGTGGGGAGCAGCATATTTAATAAATGGAGGTTGTTCTGATGATGCTTTTGAATATTTCAGAGCATGGGTAATCGCAAAAGGGCAAAAAGCATATTATGAAGCATGGGAAAACCCTGAAAGTTTAATGAAATACATAAATGAGGAGAATATTGGCGAATGTGAAGCTGAATCTATAATGTATTCCGCAAGTACTGCATATGAACAGAAAACTAATTTAGACGACTTTCACGACAAATTAAATTCGTACCCGTTACCAGAAATGGTATTTGATTGGCAGGAAGAGGATGATAGTTTACAGATTAAATTCCCTAAACTTTCAAAGAAATGTGAAAAATTAGGGTTCTAA
- a CDS encoding DUF418 domain-containing protein, with the protein MFPAGLRVIAFIFTTEPGGTETLLKGFSDMALSAVYVCTLSILSLRPNIGKYLNSLGYIGRMALTNYMVQTIICVSFFRIFDLEGKVNAAWLLLMTFLIYRLQLLYSRWWLTRFKYGPLEWLWRSLTFG; encoded by the coding sequence TTGTTTCCAGCAGGACTAAGGGTCATTGCTTTTATTTTTACCACCGAACCAGGCGGAACAGAAACCTTACTTAAGGGATTTAGCGACATGGCTTTGTCTGCGGTGTATGTGTGTACTTTGTCTATACTTTCTTTACGTCCCAACATCGGAAAATACCTAAATTCATTAGGGTATATTGGACGTATGGCATTGACCAATTATATGGTACAAACAATTATTTGTGTAAGTTTTTTTCGCATTTTTGATCTGGAAGGCAAAGTTAATGCGGCCTGGCTTTTGCTAATGACCTTTTTGATTTACAGACTTCAACTTTTGTATAGTCGCTGGTGGCTTACCCGCTTTAAATATGGCCCTTTAGAGTGGCTTTGGCGGTCTCTCACATTCGGTTAA
- a CDS encoding GNAT family N-acetyltransferase, whose amino-acid sequence MEITLEILQKGDKEQFIKNNQIAFQKAYIEEFGESDEMVLPEKDIEKSLENENSVAYRILNYGAWVGGIILSINKLTHHNSLDLFFVNPDAHGKGIGTDAWAMVEKMYPETLVWETHTPYFEKRNIHFYVNKCGFKIVEFFNPYYRDPNLPNTGVDGLDYSFRFEKVKYNH is encoded by the coding sequence ATGGAAATCACATTAGAAATATTGCAAAAAGGGGATAAAGAGCAGTTTATCAAAAACAATCAAATCGCTTTTCAGAAAGCTTATATTGAAGAATTTGGAGAATCAGACGAGATGGTTTTGCCGGAAAAAGACATTGAAAAATCACTGGAGAATGAAAATTCGGTTGCGTACCGCATTCTTAACTATGGTGCTTGGGTGGGTGGCATTATTCTTTCTATCAATAAATTAACACATCATAACTCTTTAGACCTGTTTTTCGTTAATCCCGATGCCCATGGCAAAGGCATTGGTACCGATGCATGGGCGATGGTGGAAAAAATGTATCCCGAAACCCTCGTTTGGGAAACTCACACACCATATTTCGAGAAACGAAACATTCATTTTTATGTGAATAAATGCGGTTTTAAGATTGTAGAATTTTTCAATCCATATTACCGGGATCCCAATCTTCCAAACACAGGCGTCGATGGATTAGATTATTCTTTCCGATTTGAAAAAGTAAAGTATAACCATTAA
- a CDS encoding Crp/Fnr family transcriptional regulator, with amino-acid sequence MNPLIKEFKKFGTISPEAELEFHRRVVRQERKKGSFYIKEGQTSSGLFIIEKGLVRMFYRKGDKEINSLFAIEDEVLTSTRTFFFELPAKENIQFLEDSIIFSISRNDLYKLCDLYP; translated from the coding sequence ATGAATCCATTGATTAAAGAATTTAAGAAGTTTGGAACAATTTCGCCTGAGGCCGAACTGGAATTTCACAGAAGAGTCGTGCGTCAAGAGCGAAAAAAGGGTAGTTTTTATATCAAAGAGGGACAAACCTCTTCCGGACTATTTATTATTGAAAAAGGGTTGGTTCGGATGTTTTATCGAAAAGGCGATAAGGAGATAAATTCACTTTTTGCAATTGAAGATGAAGTATTGACCTCTACGAGAACTTTCTTTTTTGAGCTTCCTGCCAAAGAGAATATTCAATTTTTGGAAGACAGTATTATTTTTTCCATTTCAAGAAATGATTTGTATAAATTGTGTGACCTTTATCCCTAA
- a CDS encoding NAD(P)-dependent oxidoreductase has protein sequence MRILFTGGSGKAGRHVVPYLLEQGHQVLNVDLTPLHHPGVDNLIADITDSGQMFNAMSSYTGLHELEGGKGIPKFDAVVHFAAVPRILIKPDNETFRVNTVGTYNVIEAAVKLGIRKIIIASSETTYGICFADGLTDPKVLPLEEDYDVDPMDSYVLSKVINDKTARRFQRRSGYDIYALRIGNVMEPHEYQELFPHYFKHPEVRRRNAFCYIDARDLGQIVDLCLKKDGLGYQVFNAGNDHKGAILTNKELLERFFPNVPLSRELDEHEALFSNRKIREMLGFKEQHNWRKYVSV, from the coding sequence ATGCGAATACTATTTACCGGAGGATCAGGAAAGGCGGGGAGGCATGTGGTGCCTTATTTGTTGGAGCAGGGGCATCAGGTGCTCAATGTGGATCTTACGCCATTGCATCACCCGGGGGTAGATAATCTGATCGCCGACATCACCGACTCCGGGCAGATGTTTAATGCGATGAGTTCCTACACAGGCCTGCATGAGTTGGAGGGCGGTAAAGGCATACCTAAGTTTGATGCCGTGGTACATTTTGCGGCTGTGCCGAGAATCCTCATCAAGCCCGACAACGAGACTTTCAGGGTCAATACCGTGGGTACTTACAATGTGATAGAGGCTGCGGTGAAGCTGGGCATCAGGAAGATCATCATCGCTTCGTCGGAGACTACCTATGGTATCTGTTTTGCAGATGGCCTCACCGACCCCAAAGTGTTGCCGCTTGAAGAAGACTATGACGTGGACCCCATGGACAGCTATGTATTGTCGAAAGTGATCAACGACAAAACTGCCAGGAGATTTCAGCGTCGCTCGGGTTATGATATTTATGCCCTGCGTATCGGCAATGTGATGGAGCCGCACGAATATCAGGAGCTGTTTCCGCATTATTTCAAACACCCGGAGGTACGCCGCCGCAATGCGTTTTGTTATATCGATGCCCGTGACCTGGGGCAGATCGTGGACCTTTGTCTGAAGAAAGACGGTCTGGGTTATCAGGTTTTCAATGCCGGCAATGACCACAAAGGAGCCATCCTGACCAACAAGGAATTACTCGAAAGGTTTTTCCCCAATGTACCCCTCAGCAGAGAGCTGGATGAGCACGAGGCTTTGTTTTCCAACCGTAAGATCCGGGAAATGCTGGGCTTCAAAGAGCAGCACAACTGGAGGAAATATGTAAGTGTGTAA